A stretch of Vicia villosa cultivar HV-30 ecotype Madison, WI unplaced genomic scaffold, Vvil1.0 ctg.001278F_1_1, whole genome shotgun sequence DNA encodes these proteins:
- the LOC131634288 gene encoding uncharacterized protein LOC131634288, translated as MEVPENRKWMNNRVDCHKNITAEFNIGVHEFIMFALAQDKNNIGGGNIRCPCKNYKCMKFGNPEEVKEHLCRRGFMSDYYHWTNHGEAIPPIPPVVVSQSYYGSRGQREMFDNYEQLVMDAAGPEIGNYVEQEGQDEEDIMEEYPNEEAEKFFEMLKAARSPLWDGCDRYSVLSASLTALSLKADYGLSEGCFNGWMQFMGNALPKNNCLPTSFYQARKSIAELGLASLKIDCCVKGCMLYYKEDDTLKECKICGEERYTHVRRRGHDKLVPRKTMWYFPLVPRLQRLYSSLQTAREMRWHRENPRENGSLSHPSDAEAWKHFDETWPNFARDPRNIRLGLCSDGFAPFDKTGKLYSCWPVIITPYNLPPWMCMRREFMFLTIIIPGPSNPKRNIDVYLRPLIDELKMLWDDGVMTYDAAIMWTINDFPAYGMLSGWMTMGKLACPICMKNSKAFTLEYSKKTSWFDCHRQFLPQNHPYRRNKNAFTKGRVETSIPPKRLSGQEVWEKVRKLPSAEESKECKPPGYGVDHHWTKRSIFWELPYWKTHLLPHNLDVMHIERNVFLNILFTVMDTKGKTKDTFNSRRDLKKYCKRRGLELQPGSNGNFVKPKAQYTLTKQQRVAEAKLFGMKSHDCHVFMQRLLPLAFKALLKPILNTLTEFSQFFREITSSLLREDKLRSLEENIPIIMCKLEQIFPPSFFDSMEHLPIHLAYEARVGGPVQYRWMYPFERFIRTLKQKVTNQARVEGSICKAYLLEEMSTFASYYYPPDVPSRRTRVPRNDDGGEDFSMGPPLSIFNYPGRPFGKSTTSTLDDKEMKAAHLYILLNCPEVVPYLDMHSDLLRELDPQLNETDLDKQVSASFPTWFKTYVLDSRNMIDDVLLRSLAWGPIREVVKWSGYVINGYKFVIKSRNEGMSTTNHNVCVRGGQFDSLENDYYGVLNDIVELEYTGHPTKKVVLFQCDWFDPSSQGTKMDDYGNVEIKKSRRYQNYDPFVLSQQADQVYFTSFPEGQQE; from the exons ATGGAAGTACCTGAAAATAGAAAGTGGATGAATAATAGAGTTGATTGTCATAAGAATATCACTGCAGAATTTAATATTGGAGTTCATGAGTTTATTATGTTTGCTTTGGCacaagataaaaataatattggaGGAGGGAATATTAGATGCCCGTGTAAGAATTACAAATGTATGAAATTTGGAAATCCAGAAGAAGTGAAGGAACATCTATGTAGGAGGGGATTCATGAGTGATTATTATCATTGGACAAACCATGGTGAGGCGATTCCCCCAATTCCTCCAGTGGTTGTTAGTCAGTCATATTATGGAAGTAGAGGCCAGAGGGAAATGTTTGATAATTATGAGCAGTTAGTAATGGATGCCGCAGGACCAGAAATTGGAAACTATGTAGAGCAAGAAGGTCAAGACGAAGAGGATATAATGGAAGAATATCCTAATGAAGAGGCAGAAAAGTTCTTTGAAATGTTGAAAGCAGCACGATCACCTTTATGGGATGGTTGTGATAGATACTCCGTGTTGTCAGCATCTTTAACAGCATTAAGTTTGAAAGCAGACTATGGGTTGTCTGAAGGTTGTTTCAATGGATGGATGCAATTTATGGGAAATGCTTTGCCAAAGAATAATTGTCTGCCTACAAGTTTTTATCAAGCAAGGAAATCGATTGCTGAACTAGGGCTGGCGAGTTTAAAAATTGATTGTTGTGTGAAAGGATGTATGTTGTATTATAAGGAGGATGACACACTCAAAGAGTGTAAAATATGTGGAGAGGAGCGATATACGCATGTTAGAAGACGGGGACATGATAAATTAGTTCCACGAAAAACTATGTGGTACTTCCCACTTGTTCCGCGACTACAACGCTTATATTCCTCATTACAAACAGCTCGTGAAATGAGATGGCATCGTGAGAATCCAAGGGAGAATGGTTCGTTATCTCACCCGTCAGATGCAGAAGCTTGGAAACACTTTGATGAAACATGGCCCAACTTTGCTCGAGATCCTCGAAATATTAGATTAGGCTTGTGTTCAGATGGATTTGCTCCATTTGACAAAACAGGCAAACTTTATTCTTGTTGGCCTGTGATTATCACTCCATATAATTTGCCACCTTGGATGTGCATGAGAAGAGAGTTTATGTTCTTGACCATTATAATTCCTGGCCCATCCAACCCAAAGAGGAACATTGATGTGTATTTGCGCCCTTTGATAGATGAATTGAAAATGTTATGGGACGATGGAGttatgacttatgat GCCGCAATAATGTGGACTATTAACGACTTTCCAGCCTATGGGATGTTAAGTGGTTGGATGACAATGGGAAAACTAGCTTGCCCAATTTGCATGAAGAATTCTAAGGCATTCACCCTTGAATATAGTAAAAAAACCTCATGGTTTGATTGTCATCGACAATTCTTACCACAAAATCACCCATATAGAAGGAATAAGAATGCATTTACAAAAGGTAGAGTTGAGACATCAATTCCTCCAAAAAGATTAAGTGGTCAAGAGGTGTGGGAAAAAGTTAGAAAATTACCTAGTGCGGAAGAATCCAAAGAATGTAAACCACCAGGCTATGGGGTAGATCATCATTGGACAAAACGAAGTATATTTTgggaacttccatattggaaaacTCATCTTCTCCCACACAATCTCGATGTAATGCACATTGAGAGAAATGTGtttcttaatattttattcactgTAATGGATACAAAAGGTAAGACTAAAGATACTTTCAACTCTAGGAGGGACTTGAAAAAATATTGCAAGCGTAGGGGACTTGAGCTTCAACCTGGCAGCAATGGTAACTTTGTAAAACCAAAGGCACAATATACATTAACCAAACAACAACGAGTAGCT GAAGCAAAGTTGTTTGGCATGAAGAGTCATGACTGCCATGTATTCATGCAACGTTTGCTACCATTAGCCTTCAAAGCCTTACTCAAGCCGATTTTGAATACACTGACTGAATTCAGCCAATTCTTCAGAGAAATTACGTCATCTTTGTTGAGAGAGGATAAATTGCGTAGTTTGGAGGAAAACATTCCAATCATAATGTGCAAATTAGAACAAATATTTCCTCCAAGCTTTTTTGACTCAATGGAACATCTTCCTATTCATTTAGCTTATGAAGCAAGAGTTGGCGGTCCTGTGCAATATAGATGGATGTATCCATTTGAAAG GTTCATCCGAACTTTAAAACAAAAGGTAACGAATCAGGCTCGTGTTGAAGGTTCGATTTGTAAAGCATATTTATTAGAGGAGATGTCCACATTTGCTTCCTATTACTATCCACCCGATGTTCCATCAAGGAGAACAAGAGTGCCACGAAATGATGATGGGGGAGAGGATTTTTCAATGGGTCCTCCATTGTCAATCTTTAATTACCCGGGCCGTCCATTTGGAAAAAGTACCACTTCTACCTTGGATGATAAGGAAATGAAAGCTGCTCACTTGTATATTCTTTTAAATTGTCCTGAAGTGGTACCTTACCTGGA TATGCACTCTGATTTGTTACGAGAGTTAGATCCTCAGTTGAATGAAACTGATTTGGATAAGCAAGTTTCCGCATCATTCCCAACATGGTTCAAAACATAT GTGCTTGATTCAAGGAACATGATAGACGATGTGCTTTTAAGGAGTTTGGCATGGGGCCCTATTAGAGAAGTTGTTAAATGGTCTGGTTATGTTATTAATGGCTACAAGTTTGTGATCAAATCTCGAAATGAAGGGATGAGTACAACCAATCACAATGTTTGTGTTCGGGGAGGGCAATTTGATTCATTAGAAAATGATTACTATGGAGTTTTGAATGACATTGTCGAACTAGAGTACACTGGTCACCCGACAAAGAAGGTGGTTTTATTTCAATGTGATTGGTTTGATCCTAGTTCTCAAGGGACAAAGATGGATGACTATGGAAATGTTGAGATTAAAAAATCTAGGAGATATCAAAATTATGATCCTTTTGTATTATCCCAACAAGCTGACCAAGTTTACTTTACATCATTTCCTGAAGGGCAACAAG aataa